The proteins below come from a single Myripristis murdjan chromosome 10, fMyrMur1.1, whole genome shotgun sequence genomic window:
- the nkx3-2 gene encoding homeobox protein Nkx-3.2, with product MAVRGNSLMPFSIQAILNKKDDSRHLPDLDMCFSKTACWKIFGDMNSGSADFPSACRSDDGGTCEPTDQKSYDSDSGLSDDNDSKTLAVCKSEKDGDPASDLLEESLQEETDQESAAVENAKSDCEPNATDPNTLDEGSCDKSLDQPKQRKKRSRAAFSHAQVFELERRFNHQRYLSGPERADLAASLKLTETQVKIWFQNRRYKTKRRQMAADLMASTPAAKKVAVKVLVRDDQRQYSPGEILRPPLLSLQPSYYYPYAYCLPAWTLSACAGNQ from the exons ATGGCCGTTCGTGGCAACTCATTGATGCCTTTCTCAATCCAAGCCATTCTTAACAAAAAAGACGACAGTCGGCACTTGCCTGATTTGGATATGTGCTTCTCCAAGACGGCGTGTTGGAAAATATTTGGGGACATGAACAGCGGGTCAGCGGACTTTCCCTCGGCGTGCAGAAGTGATGATGGGGGGACTTGTGAACCCACGGACCAGAAAAGttatgactcggactcgggacTCAGCGACGACAATGACAGCAAGACTCTGGCCGTGTGCAAGTCCGAGAAAGACGGAGACCCTGCTTCAGATCTGCTGGAGGAGAGTCTGCAGGAGGAGACGGACCAAGAATCTGCAGCTGTGGAAAACGCAAAGAGCGACTGTGAGCCTAATGCTACGG ACCCCAACACCCTGGATGAGGGGAGCTGCGACAAGAGCCTGGACCAGCccaaacagaggaagaagcgcTCAAGGGCCGCTTTCTCCCATGCGCAAGTCTTCGAGCTGGAGCGCCGCTTCAATCACCAGCGGTACCTGTCCGGGCCGGAGAGGGCGGACCTAGCGGCCTCCCTGAAGCTGACAGAGACCCAGGTCAAGATCTGGTTCCAGAACCGCAGATACAAGACAAAACGCCGTCAGATGGCTGCGGATCTGATGGCATCGACGCCGGCAGCTAAGAAAGTGGCTGTGAAAGTTTTGGTCCGGGACGACCAGAGACAGTACAGCCCCGGAGAGATCCTCCGGCCTCCGCTGCTCTCCCTGCAGCCGTCCTACTATTACCCGTACGCCTACTGCCTTCCCGcatggacactgtccgcctgtGCGGGGAATCAATGA